One Archangium violaceum genomic window, GGCTGCTGACCTTCGGGATACCCGGCGTCGACGCGAAACGCTCGATGTCCGCGTCCGTCATTCCAATCAGGATGCGGCCATCCGCGATACCGATCGTCGCGGGAACCGCACCTCCGGCCCTGACGGCGGCTTCCACCTTGCGGGCGGTGGCCGCGTTCTCCGGATACGACAAGCCGTGGGTGATGACATTCGACTCCAGCGCAACCACGGGCTGACCGGCGCTGAGGGCGTCCGAAACCTCCTCGCTGAACACCAGCGGGACGTTTCCATGGGAATTGCGGCGCATCGTCATTTCTCGTTTCGAATCAGGGTTCAGTAGTTGGGTGTTTTGCGCAGCAGGTCCTTGCGGTTCACGATCTCCGGAACGTAGACCCGCTCATTCCAGGCTTCCTTCTCCACGGGCTCGAGGGCGATCGAAATGACCCCCTCGTCGCATCCGAACGCGCTCTTCACTGCCTGGGTGACCGCCGCGACCAGCTCGGACTGTTTCTGCTCGCTGAGCGGCACAGGAAAGTACTTGATGTTGATGTGCGGCACGCTGCTCTCCTTCGTTGTTGCTGGTTTACTACCCCTCGGCCCGAAGACGGTAGCGAATCATCTTCAGGAGCTCTCCGATGCTCGGCTCCTTGAGCAGGCCGTAGTGATCGGCTTCGAGGTCCATGACAGCCGGAGCTTTCGCCGAGTACCCACTGCTGTTCTCGATGAACGAGTAATCGTCCCCGTGGGCCTTGAAGATCGTGATCGGAGCATTGATCTTCCGCTCCGCCAGCTCGCGGAACTCATACTTGAACGCATAGGTCTGCGCCACGATCTTGATGATCCTCTTCACCAGGTCCGGGTCGAGATTCTCGAATCTTCCACTGATGAAGGAAGCGAAGCTCTCCTCGTCCTTGGCGACCTTCAAGCACTCGTCCAGGGCGGGGCCGGTGATGCTCCCCGCGAACACCGAGTAGAGGATCGTCACATAGGCCTTGTTCTCATAGGTCGGCGCGCTGCCGTGGAGCGACTCGTCCTGTGCCCGGACCTTCGGCATCCCCGGGGCAATTAGGAACAGGTGCTCCACACGCTCGCCGGATTGCTCGAGTTGATAGGCGCTTTCGAAGGCCACCCGCGCGCCAAAGGAGTACCCCCAGAGCGTGTAGGGCCCCACCGGCTGAAGCCGCTTGATGAGCTTGATGTCCTCCGCGGCCATCTCCTTGATGGTGGGGTAGGGCGTCTCGTCCTTGTTGATGCCGTGCGCCTGCACGCCATAGAAGGGCCGCTCCGTTCCCATCTTGTTGGCGAGCAACCGCAGGTTCATGGTGTAGCCGCCGAGGCCGGGCCAGCAATAGATGGGCTTCCTGGTGCCCTCGGCCTGCAGCCGCACCAGACGCGAGGAGGGGTCGGCGTTTCCACCTTCGATTTTGAGCGCGAGTTTCTCGATGGTCGGGCACTCGAAGACGACCTGCAGTGGGAGCGAGGTCCGGAACTCCTTGTTGAGCTTGTTGATGAGTGCGACCGCGATGAGTGAGTTGCCCCCGGACTCGAAGAAGTCGTCCTGCACGGAGACGCTGTCCCGCTTCATCTCCTTCTTCCAGAGGACGCTGATCCGCTCCTCGACCGCCGTCCGCGGCGCGACGAACGGCCGCTCAACGAGCTCCACATTCGTCTTCTCCAGCGCCTTGAAATCGATCTTCCCGTTGGCGGTGAGGGGCATCTTGTCCAGGATGATGACCCTGTTGGGCACCATGTAGTCGGGCAGGAAGTTGACCAGGTCATCCTTGATCAGCTCCGCGGGCCCCTTCATGTGGACGGAGTCTTCCTTCATGCCCTCGCTGAGCATCTGCTCCTGGCTGACGCGGCCACCGACGAAGAAGTAGGAAGGCCCTGCTTCCCGGCCGCAGGCCTTCAGGATGTTCTCCATCCTCTTGGCCGACGGCAGATCGTTGCCGGACTTGGAGCTATACCCCGAGGACATGAACCCGAACTGGAGATCGTTCATCTGCAGGTGCTGGAGCTTCCTGCCGAGCTCGACGTATCGCATCCAGTCCTTGCGGGCCTTGCTGATCACCGTGATTCCAAAGCTCGCGTTCTCGTAGACCCGCTGGTTGATGGCGATCACATGCTTCTTCAGGACGAGCTCGTCGGAGATCTTCTCCAGACCGCCATCCTTGTATTGGTACTGGCCCGCCGGCAGGTCGGCGATCCTTCCAGGGTGGGCCTGGACGTAGAGCTCGAGCGAGTCGTCCGGCCGCGCCCCCGCATGCGCATACGGGACGAGCTCGAACGTACCGAGGTAGTAGTCCTCATCGGCGCACTCCAGGTTGTCCCTCGTGCTGGGCGTGTACTCGAGCTCCCTGATGCCCAGCCCGTAACGGGGGAGGACCTTCTCGAACAGACCGACCATGTGGCCGGCTTCGATCTCGAGGACCTCCTGGATGTTGTTCTTGTAGACGGGTTGGATCGCCCGCTTCTTCCCCATGAAGTGGAGCTTGACCTGCGCCGTGGCCCGTCCGGCCTTCTCCCGGATCAGGATCAACTGATGGTGCACGGGGTGGTAATAGTAGTACCCCGGCTTCAGACCCCCGATCTGGTTCAGCTCGAAGTACATCTGCGTCGCGCACAGCGCCCCTGGCGACGCATAGCCGTACTTCGGCAGCAGCCGCTCTTCACTGAGATACTGCCCGAAGTAGCGCAGGAGCTCTCCGAGGTCGGCGAAGCTCAGTGCCTCCAGGCCTCGGGAGGACGTGCCCGTGACCTGCTCTCCGAGCAGCCGCAGGATGTCCTCCTTCTTGATGTCTCCGCCCTCGAAGAACCGGTACGTCTTGCGCGCGAACACCAGGCGCCGCTGCTCCTGGGTGGGCGTCTTCCCGGGGAGGTCGACCACCTTCTTGCCGATGAGCTCCGCGCTGTCCCGGCACCCCATGTTCGCCAACTGCGCCTTGACCTGGAGCTTGCTCTGCTTCGACTGGTGGTGGGCGCCATGGTTGCCCTGATCCATCAGCGCGGCTTCCTTCGGGTTCAGCTCGATGAAGGAGAGCAGGTTCTGGAAGCCGGTGCGGGGATCGTTCTTGACGATGACCGCCGCGTTCTTGACCCAGTCGTGGGTCTCGATGGCCACCCGGATCTCATCCAGCTCGACGCGGTAGCCCCGCAGCTTCACCTGGTTGTCCGCGCGGCCGGCGAATTGGACGGAGCCATCGGCGTTCCAGAATGCCAGGTCGCCGGTCTTGTACAGCCGGGTATGCCGAGGGTCCGTGCTGAACGGGTTGTCGATGAACCTGTCCGCGGTCAGGTCCGGCCGGTGCAGGTAGCCTCGCGCGAGCTGGACTCCACCGATGAACAGTTCTCCAATCTCACCCACGGCCACCGGCGCCCGGTGCTGGTCGAGAATGTAGTACTGCGTGTTGTGCACGGGCATACCGATCGAGATCGTATTCGGACCGTTCTTGACGGTCGTCCGGTCGACGGTGAAGGCGGACGAGTTGATGGTGCACTCGGTCGGGCCGTAGAGATTGACCAGCTCGCACCTCGGCATCGCCTCGAGGCATTGGAGCGCGAGGTTCCTGGAAAGGGCTTCCCCTCCGCTGAAGATCTGCGTGAGCGACTCGCACCGGTGCAG contains:
- a CDS encoding amino acid adenylation domain-containing protein, which translates into the protein MKSHSLALKEDVLANTHAVTVNSEPDSRINTICLIAPEEKNLVTRKFNETKREFPTDKCLPDLLWEQARARPESVAVVHEDEILTYRALAERSSELAVYLQHLGVALDDCVGMFVEPSIDLMVGAWGILSSGGAYLPLSPEYPEERLRYMIEDSRTKVIFSQEGLETRLAELAPRGTRIVTLNDAAEFARAHTKLGKREPDTGPRPNNLAYIIYTSGSTGKPKGVMIEHRSIVNQMHWMKTVYKLNGEKVVLQKTPMSFDAAQWEILSPSCGSRVIMGGPGVYRDPGRLIETICRNEVTTLQCVPTLLQALLDTEELHRCESLTQIFSGGEALSRNLALQCLEAMPRCELVNLYGPTECTINSSAFTVDRTTVKNGPNTISIGMPVHNTQYYILDQHRAPVAVGEIGELFIGGVQLARGYLHRPDLTADRFIDNPFSTDPRHTRLYKTGDLAFWNADGSVQFAGRADNQVKLRGYRVELDEIRVAIETHDWVKNAAVIVKNDPRTGFQNLLSFIELNPKEAALMDQGNHGAHHQSKQSKLQVKAQLANMGCRDSAELIGKKVVDLPGKTPTQEQRRLVFARKTYRFFEGGDIKKEDILRLLGEQVTGTSSRGLEALSFADLGELLRYFGQYLSEERLLPKYGYASPGALCATQMYFELNQIGGLKPGYYYYHPVHHQLILIREKAGRATAQVKLHFMGKKRAIQPVYKNNIQEVLEIEAGHMVGLFEKVLPRYGLGIRELEYTPSTRDNLECADEDYYLGTFELVPYAHAGARPDDSLELYVQAHPGRIADLPAGQYQYKDGGLEKISDELVLKKHVIAINQRVYENASFGITVISKARKDWMRYVELGRKLQHLQMNDLQFGFMSSGYSSKSGNDLPSAKRMENILKACGREAGPSYFFVGGRVSQEQMLSEGMKEDSVHMKGPAELIKDDLVNFLPDYMVPNRVIILDKMPLTANGKIDFKALEKTNVELVERPFVAPRTAVEERISVLWKKEMKRDSVSVQDDFFESGGNSLIAVALINKLNKEFRTSLPLQVVFECPTIEKLALKIEGGNADPSSRLVRLQAEGTRKPIYCWPGLGGYTMNLRLLANKMGTERPFYGVQAHGINKDETPYPTIKEMAAEDIKLIKRLQPVGPYTLWGYSFGARVAFESAYQLEQSGERVEHLFLIAPGMPKVRAQDESLHGSAPTYENKAYVTILYSVFAGSITGPALDECLKVAKDEESFASFISGRFENLDPDLVKRIIKIVAQTYAFKYEFRELAERKINAPITIFKAHGDDYSFIENSSGYSAKAPAVMDLEADHYGLLKEPSIGELLKMIRYRLRAEG
- a CDS encoding tautomerase family protein, encoding MPHINIKYFPVPLSEQKQSELVAAVTQAVKSAFGCDEGVISIALEPVEKEAWNERVYVPEIVNRKDLLRKTPNY